A window of Candidatus Methylomirabilota bacterium contains these coding sequences:
- a CDS encoding tripartite tricarboxylate transporter TctB family protein, with product MRRADQVAGLGLLVFAVGYAGAALRWYPYRSEIGPGPGFLPVWLGIAMAVLAMLLFVGATRSAEAGRAWLPWGKGLVRLLVVFAATGLFTALLNVVGMILGTALFLIGILRFLERYPWGQTLGIAVGIAVLNYLVFTYWLQVPFPVSLLGY from the coding sequence GTGAGGCGGGCGGATCAGGTCGCCGGTCTCGGGCTCCTCGTCTTCGCCGTCGGGTATGCGGGGGCTGCCCTCCGGTGGTACCCGTACCGGAGCGAGATAGGTCCCGGGCCCGGCTTCCTGCCGGTGTGGCTGGGCATCGCCATGGCGGTCCTGGCCATGCTGCTCTTCGTCGGCGCGACCCGGAGCGCCGAGGCCGGCCGCGCCTGGCTTCCCTGGGGGAAGGGCCTCGTGCGGCTCCTCGTCGTCTTCGCGGCCACCGGCCTCTTCACCGCGCTCCTGAACGTGGTCGGGATGATACTCGGCACCGCCCTCTTCCTGATCGGCATCCTCAGGTTTCTGGAGAGATACCCGTGGGGTCAGACCCTCGGGATCGCCGTCGGCATCGCTGTCCTGAACTACCTCGTCTTCACCTACTGGCTCCAGGTGCCGTTCCCCGTCAGCCTCCTGGGCTACTGA
- a CDS encoding tripartite tricarboxylate transporter substrate-binding protein, whose protein sequence is MKRANSIVAMILAILALMSAAAGPAVGQGKYPVRPIEVVVPYAPGGGTDNLMRMVTGIIDENKLSPVPMNVINKPGGSGAVGYSYLIGKKGNPYVVAGATPTVVSGKIEGRLPGDHRDAMTILMIVAIDELMLSVRSESKYQTIEEFVKAAKERPGQLTVGGTATNSEDHIFTYLLEKAAGIKVKYVPFNSGGEVTTALMGGHVDAAVENPNEIIAQVEAKKAKNLAVAAKQRMKDAPDIPTFKEKGYDFLWEQYRGVVGPANMGDEAVKWWQNTLRKVTETKKWQELYIKRNLLTPVTWVGEEANEYLDSLRAKYEKALTDLGAIKKP, encoded by the coding sequence ATGAAGCGCGCGAACAGCATCGTGGCCATGATCCTCGCGATCCTGGCGCTCATGTCGGCGGCGGCCGGTCCGGCCGTCGGCCAGGGGAAGTACCCGGTCCGCCCGATCGAAGTCGTGGTGCCCTACGCGCCGGGCGGCGGCACCGACAACCTCATGCGGATGGTCACCGGCATCATCGACGAGAACAAGCTCTCGCCGGTGCCGATGAACGTCATCAACAAGCCCGGCGGGAGCGGCGCCGTCGGCTACAGCTACTTGATCGGCAAGAAGGGGAACCCGTACGTCGTGGCCGGCGCCACCCCGACGGTCGTGAGCGGCAAGATCGAGGGACGACTGCCCGGCGACCACCGGGACGCCATGACGATCCTGATGATCGTGGCGATCGACGAGCTGATGCTCTCGGTCCGCTCGGAGTCGAAGTACCAGACGATCGAGGAATTCGTGAAGGCCGCCAAGGAGCGGCCGGGCCAACTCACGGTCGGCGGCACCGCCACCAACTCGGAAGACCACATCTTCACCTACCTCCTCGAGAAGGCCGCCGGCATCAAGGTCAAGTACGTGCCGTTCAACTCGGGCGGCGAGGTGACGACGGCCCTCATGGGCGGCCACGTCGACGCGGCGGTGGAAAACCCGAACGAGATCATCGCCCAGGTCGAGGCCAAGAAGGCGAAGAACTTGGCCGTCGCCGCCAAGCAGCGGATGAAGGACGCCCCCGACATCCCGACCTTCAAGGAGAAGGGCTACGACTTCCTCTGGGAGCAGTACCGCGGCGTGGTGGGGCCCGCCAACATGGGCGACGAGGCGGTGAAGTGGTGGCAGAACACGCTCCGCAAGGTGACCGAGACCAAGAAGTGGCAGGAGCTCTACATCAAGCGGAACCTGCTGACCCCGGTGACGTGGGTCGGCGAGGAGGCCAACGAGTACCTCGACAGTCTCCGCGCGAAGTACGAGAAGGCGCTGACCGATCTGGGAGCCATCAAGAAGCCGTGA
- a CDS encoding enoyl-CoA hydratase/isomerase family protein — translation MASDEVLLTRDGPVLTLTFNRPEARNALTWAMYERLDQACEEVDADDSIRVLVLRGAGGKAFVAGTDISQFKVFETAEAGIEYERDGDRRIERLERVTKPVIAQIQGYAVGGGFRIAAACDLRIATPEARFGVPIARTLGNCLSMEAYSTFLDLFGPSRLKELVFTARLVSAEEARGAGFVHEIVSPETIEARVAALATQIAEHAPITLRVTKEAIRRIQAQRRASGGEDLIALTYTSADFREGVRAFLEKRKPRWTGK, via the coding sequence GTGGCCAGCGACGAGGTCCTGCTCACGCGCGACGGCCCGGTTCTCACCCTCACCTTCAACCGGCCGGAGGCGCGGAACGCCCTGACCTGGGCAATGTACGAGCGGCTCGACCAGGCATGCGAGGAGGTCGACGCCGACGATTCCATCCGCGTGCTCGTCCTCCGGGGAGCAGGCGGCAAGGCGTTCGTGGCAGGCACCGACATCAGCCAGTTCAAGGTCTTCGAGACGGCCGAGGCCGGGATCGAATACGAGCGGGACGGCGACCGCCGCATCGAGCGGCTGGAGCGCGTCACGAAGCCGGTCATCGCCCAGATCCAGGGTTACGCGGTGGGCGGCGGATTCCGGATCGCCGCCGCCTGTGACCTCCGGATCGCCACGCCCGAGGCGCGCTTCGGCGTCCCGATCGCGCGGACCCTCGGGAACTGTCTGTCCATGGAAGCCTACTCGACCTTCCTCGACCTCTTCGGCCCGTCGCGTCTCAAGGAACTGGTCTTCACCGCCCGCCTCGTCTCGGCGGAGGAGGCCCGGGGCGCCGGGTTCGTCCACGAGATCGTGTCCCCTGAAACGATCGAGGCGCGGGTCGCCGCGCTCGCCACCCAGATCGCCGAGCACGCGCCCATCACCCTCCGGGTGACCAAGGAGGCCATCCGGCGCATCCAGGCCCAGCGCCGGGCGAGCGGCGGCGAGGACCTCATCGCGCTGACCTACACGAGCGCCGACTTCCGGGAGGGAGTGCGCGCCTTTCTCGAGAAGCGCAAGCCCCGCTGGACCGGCAAGTGA